The following are encoded together in the Montipora capricornis isolate CH-2021 chromosome 5, ASM3666992v2, whole genome shotgun sequence genome:
- the LOC138048880 gene encoding uncharacterized protein, whose protein sequence is MKTPKRRFLSLIFACLCISKSLLIRILKRDNQLHLFRRLEQCSKKQINCDGSIEFLRLCKNFDLTPTFAKVDKARRSKWKQSSETFTRNVISEELNGKIRQSAYLKREINSIYDEIRRSCSLPRYVCVLRTMVSLRKKYHQEVMNTHTKKILRLLNIEIDVDEHILNLSSYNLSFFQKLVLCRGLKFAIPQRVSAIDVKASFEKAYWSLEPHLNSDNLKELSAATLRSVALNYIERKSPKPPKTLLRAIEELKERDDIVITKPDKGSGVVVLDKTEYLRLLSEASINDTSKFCAVPLEKPKTRGRPPKHYHPLLQKEKILDSIVRRILPKTIADSVSPSGSRLAHLYGLPKTHKEQLAMRPILSATDTYNYPLAKWLDEKLKPLSLNQYTVTDIFDFTNEIHELKINKGEILVSYDVSSLFTNVPLDETIEILVNRAFTNNWFNTTHNLALTRTDLVDLLSVATKGQLFQFDGALYEQTDGVAMGSPLGPLLANVFMSSIEDTLQRQGKLPSFYRRYVDDTLTVMSDLATATTFLHTLNSAHTSVKFTMEVEKNGKLPFLGTELLNHAPRIETKVYVKPTNTGLLLHYQSHVDSRYKRSLLTTMLDRAHRLSSSWTFFSEECDRLKKVFAHLKYPERLVNSTINTFLHSRIVDKQPSQTPKQPRAIVRVVIPFKDQESANYVKKELKNLSIKVQTTVQPVFVSRKIGQDLKVRETKPQIVNQQRVVYRFQCDLCDAGYVGYTRGHLHTRVDGHKQKASSVYKHYHEQHGEVPKDLLRRFSILKKCRNKFDCLVNEMLFIRDLKPTLNVQSDSIRAKVFI, encoded by the coding sequence atgaagacaccgaaacgtcggtttttatcgttaatttttgCCTGTCTTTGCATTTCCAAATCTTTATTGATAAGAATCTTAAAACGCGATAATCAACTACATTTGTTCAGGAGACTCGAACAATGTAGTAAGAAGCAGATTAACTGCGATGGCTCAATCGAATTCCTCAGACTCTGTAAGAACTTCGACTTAACTCCAACGTTTGCTAAAGTCGACAAAGCAAGGCGCTCTAAATGGAAGCAGTCTTCTGAAACCTTTACAAGGAATGTCATCTCTGAGGAACTAAATGGAAAGATCAGACAGAGTGCATATCTAAAACGCGAGATCAATTCCATCTACGATGAGATTCGCCGGAGCTGTAGCTTGCCTCGCTACGTCTGTGTTTTACGTACAATGGTAAGCCTTAGAAAGAAGTATCATCAGGAAGTCATGAACACTCACACAAAGAAGATCTTACGGTTGCTCAACATCGAAATAGACGTTGATGAACATATTTTAAACCTGTCATCCTACAACCTCTCCTTTTTCCAGAAACTGGTCCTTTGCCGAGGATTGAAATTTGCTATTCCTCAACGTGTGTCTGCCATAGATGTGAAAGCAAGCTTTGAAAAAGCTTATTGGAGCCTTGAACCCCACCTCAATAGTGATAATTTAAAGGAACTATCTGCGGCAACGTTACGTTCCGTTGCACTAAATTACATCGAGCGCAAGAGTCCGAAACCTCCAAAGACACTTTTGAGAGCTATCGAGGAGTTAAAAGAACGCGACGACATCGTTATCACGAAACCCGACAAAGGGTCTGGTGTTGTGGTCTTGGACAAAACCGAATACTTACGATTACTATCTGAAGCCTCAATCAATGATACAAGCAAGTTCTGTGCGGTTCCCCTGGAGAAACCCAAGACCAGGGGCAGACCACCCAAACATTACCACCCGCTACTACAAAAGGAGAAGATCCTAGATTCCATTGTTCGTAGAATTCTGCCAAAGACCATTGCAGACTCTGTGAGCCCTTCAGGTTCCAGATTGGCACATTTATATGGGTTGCCAAAAACCCACAAAGAACAATTGGCTATGAGGCCTATATTATCAGCGACCGACACGTACAATTATCCCCTGGCTAAATGGCTCGACGAGAAATTGAAGCCCTTGTCACTTAATCAGTATACAGTTACTGATATTTTTGATTTCACAAATGAGATTCACGAGCTTAAGATCAACAAGGGTGAAATCTTGGTTTCGTATGATGTCTCCTCGTTATTCACAAACGTGCCTTTGGATGAAACAATAGAGATCCTGGTCAACAGAGCCTTTACAAACAATTGGTTCAATACAACGCACAATCTTGCCCTTACCAGAACGGATCTTGTCGATCTCCTAAGCGTAGCCACTAAAGGCCAACTGTTTCAGTTTGACGGAGCTCTTTACGAACAGACAGATGGCGTTGCTATGGGGTCCCCTCTCGGGCCCTTATTAGCTAACGTTTTCATGTCATCCATCGAAGATACCCTCCAGCGGCAAGGAAAACTACCATCCTTTTACCGTCGATATGTTGATGACACGCTCACTGTAATGTCTGATTTAGCAACAGCAACTACTTTCCTGCATACCCTCAACAGCGCCCACACTTCGGTCAAATTCACCATGGAGGTGGAAAAGAACGGCAAGCTTCCTTTCCTTGGCACCGAATTACTCAACCATGCACCTcggattgaaaccaaggtttaTGTGAAACCCACAAACACGGGGCTACTATTACACTATCAAAGCCATGTAGACAGTCGCTACAAACGGAGCTTACTGACAACCATGCTTGATCGCGCACACCGATTATCTTCCTCCTGGACCTTTTTCTCTGAAGAGTGTGATCGCCTAAAGAAAGTTTTCGCACACCTTAAATACCCGGAACGCTTGGTAAATTCCACCATCAACACCTTCTTACATTCTAGAATCGTTGATAAGCAGCCCTCACAGACGCCCAAACAACCAAGAGCCATTGTTCGTGTGGTCATACCGTTTAAAGACCAGGAATCAGCAAATTATGTTAAGAAAGAGCTCAAGAATCTCAGCATAAAGGTGCAGACAACTGTCCAGCCAGTATTCGTTAGCCGAAAAATTGGCCAAGATCTTAAAGTACGCGAAACTAAGCCACAGATCGTCAACCAACAACGCGTCGTTTAtcgttttcaatgtgacctgtgtgatgcaggttatgtgggCTATACGCGTGGACACTTGCACACACGTGTGGATGGacataaacaaaaggcatcttcAGTATATAAACACTATCACGAACAGCACGGGGAAGTCCCAAAAGACCTACTGAGGCGATTTAGCATTCTGAAAAAGTGTAGAAATAAGTTTGATTGTTTGGtgaatgaaatgcttttcatcagAGACCTAAAACCCACTCTGAACGTGCAAAGCGATTCAATTCGCGCAaaagtatttatataa
- the LOC138049969 gene encoding uncharacterized protein, which translates to MVAETKTRGRIWEHKETLLLLEKWGDENIQLQLKSCTRKKRIWLEIATYLRAAGYEDRDDGSCKTRIHTLISAYRNYNDECSKTGNATPKKKPAFFDEVDEFLSDKPCTKPKVITKSARISIDAVDDEEITSAENVEPNVNNPGSSKEKSENLQKPLNYLTAVTGKTDETKKPVPRQSAVLKANKKRKTASDVFAKFDKVFESFVEYQQAADKSFLEAEAARERREEERAEKRRKEDQEFLLKLAQVLHK; encoded by the exons ATGGTGGCAGAAACCAAAACTCGCGGAAGAATCTGGGAGCACAAAGAAACCCTCCTGTTACTTGAAAAGTGGGGAGACGAGAATATCCAGCTCCAGCTAAAATCATGCACAAGAAAAAAGCGAATATGGCTAGAAATTGCGACATATCTTCGAGCTGCAGGCTATGAAGACAGAGACGACGGCAGCTGCAAGACACGAATTCACACTCTAATAAGCGCCTATAGAAACTACAACGACGAATGCAGCAAGACGGGAAATGCCACACCAAAGAAGAAGCCGGCTTTCTTCGACGAAGTGGACGAGTTTTTGTCGGACAAGCCATGTACCAAACCAAAGGTAATAACAAAGTCCGCAAGAATTTCCATAGATGCGGTCGATGATGAAGAAATAACAAGTGCAGAAAACGTTGAGCCGAACGTAAACAACCCTGGCAGCAGcaaagaaaagtcagaaaacctTCAAAAACCTCTGAATTATTTGACAGCGGTGACAGGTAAGA CCGATGAAACAAAGAAGCCGGTACCCCGTCAGTCGGCCGTATTGAAGGCAaacaaaaagaggaaaaccGCTTCTGATGTATTTGCAAAGTTTGATAAAGTGTTTGAGTCCTTTGTGGAGTATCAGCAAGCGGCTGACAAGAGCTTCCTCGAAGCTGAAGCGGCAAGAGAAAGGCGAGAGGAGGAAAGAGCGGAGAAGCGAAGGAAGGAGGATCAAGAATTTCTCCTGAAACTGGCGCAGGTTCTTCACAAGTAG